One Desulfocurvibacter africanus subsp. africanus DSM 2603 genomic region harbors:
- a CDS encoding ABC transporter permease: MTWYAFYGALEQGFVFGLMVLGVYLTFRVLEFPDLTVDGSLPLGAAVTSVAITSGLHPVLALALAAGAGFLAGAVTGILNTKLRILHLLASILTMIALYSINIRIMGGRPNMALLGQDTVIDPIIALGIPPHMASWLLFGAIAVAAAGLLMWFLSTELGQAMLATGDNPQMVTALGVNTHSMIIFGVGLSNAMVAVSGGLVAQNQGAADANMGVGTIVAGLASVIVGETLLGVGPGRVKRAIVAAILGSVVYRLAIALALGLDIGGFSFAPSDLNLITALLVVLALTAPQIKSRFGLRRRAC; this comes from the coding sequence ATGACCTGGTACGCATTCTACGGCGCTTTGGAACAGGGCTTTGTCTTCGGACTCATGGTGCTCGGGGTCTATCTGACCTTCCGTGTGCTCGAATTTCCGGACCTGACCGTGGACGGCAGCCTGCCCCTTGGCGCAGCCGTGACCTCGGTAGCCATCACCTCGGGCCTGCATCCGGTTCTGGCCCTGGCCTTGGCCGCTGGAGCCGGCTTCCTGGCCGGCGCGGTGACGGGCATCCTGAACACCAAGCTGCGCATTCTGCACCTGTTGGCGTCCATCCTGACCATGATCGCCCTGTATTCCATCAACATCCGCATCATGGGCGGCCGGCCGAACATGGCCTTGCTGGGTCAAGACACGGTCATCGACCCAATCATCGCCCTGGGCATCCCTCCGCACATGGCCTCCTGGCTCCTGTTCGGGGCCATCGCCGTGGCTGCGGCCGGGCTGCTCATGTGGTTCCTGTCCACCGAACTCGGCCAGGCCATGCTGGCCACGGGTGACAACCCGCAGATGGTCACGGCGCTGGGTGTCAACACGCACTCCATGATCATCTTCGGCGTGGGCCTGTCCAACGCAATGGTGGCCGTCAGCGGCGGGCTTGTGGCCCAGAACCAGGGTGCAGCGGACGCGAACATGGGCGTGGGAACCATCGTGGCCGGACTGGCTTCGGTCATCGTGGGCGAGACGCTTCTGGGCGTCGGGCCTGGACGGGTTAAACGGGCTATCGTGGCGGCAATCTTGGGCTCGGTGGTTTACCGCCTGGCCATCGCACTGGCCCTGGGACTCGATATCGGCGGATTCTCCTTCGCCCCCAGCGACCTGAATCTCATCACCGCCCTGCTCGTTGTGCTCGCGCTTACGGCCCCTCAGATCAAGAGCCGCTTCGGCCTGCGCAGGAGGGCCTGCTGA
- a CDS encoding ABC transporter substrate-binding protein, whose amino-acid sequence MKRFIALTLLPVLGLLSAAPAMAQNQAKQTYTVSVTQIVEHPSLDAVRQGFMDEFKTLGLEAKYNVHSAQGNIATANQIASQMLGEEPDVVLAIATPTAQAAAQKIKNIPILITAVTDPVGAGLVKSLQAPGANITGMTDRSPVDRQLALIKEFVPGAKRLGIIYNAGEANSVTTFGQVKAEAAKLGWTVMPATVANSAGVTQAAKSLVGKADAIYVGTDNTVITALEAIIKVCQQNKLPLFSADNDSVKRGAVAALAVDYYRMGKQTAHMAKRILVDGATPATMPVEDLQELELYVNMGAAKAMGVNVPQAVLTRADKIIE is encoded by the coding sequence ATGAAACGCTTCATCGCACTGACGCTCCTCCCGGTCCTCGGCCTCCTGTCGGCCGCTCCAGCCATGGCCCAAAACCAGGCCAAGCAAACCTACACCGTGTCCGTGACCCAGATCGTCGAGCACCCGTCGCTGGATGCCGTGCGCCAGGGCTTCATGGATGAATTCAAGACCTTGGGCCTTGAGGCCAAGTACAACGTGCACAGCGCCCAGGGCAACATCGCCACGGCCAACCAGATCGCCAGCCAGATGCTCGGCGAGGAGCCCGACGTCGTGCTGGCCATCGCCACCCCCACGGCCCAGGCCGCGGCCCAGAAGATCAAGAATATCCCCATTCTCATCACCGCCGTGACCGACCCGGTAGGCGCTGGGCTGGTCAAGAGCCTGCAAGCTCCGGGCGCAAACATCACTGGCATGACCGACCGCAGCCCCGTGGATCGTCAGCTGGCGCTGATCAAGGAATTCGTGCCTGGCGCCAAGCGCCTTGGCATCATCTATAACGCGGGCGAGGCCAACTCCGTGACCACCTTCGGTCAGGTCAAGGCAGAGGCGGCCAAGCTCGGCTGGACCGTCATGCCCGCCACGGTGGCCAACTCCGCCGGCGTTACCCAGGCCGCCAAGAGCCTGGTGGGCAAGGCCGATGCAATTTACGTCGGCACCGACAACACGGTCATCACAGCCCTCGAAGCCATCATCAAGGTCTGCCAGCAGAATAAGCTGCCGCTGTTCTCGGCTGATAACGACTCGGTCAAGCGCGGCGCAGTCGCGGCGCTGGCCGTGGATTACTACCGCATGGGCAAGCAGACCGCGCATATGGCCAAGCGGATTCTTGTGGACGGAGCCACTCCCGCGACCATGCCCGTTGAAGACTTGCAGGAGCTGGAATTGTACGTGAACATGGGCGCAGCAAAGGCCATGGGCGTCAACGTGCCCCAGGCAGTGCTGACCCGCGCCGACAAGATCATCGAGTAG
- a CDS encoding divergent polysaccharide deacetylase family protein, with protein MAGGQDEREQPDLREASSGEARQGRTVRISFRLAALICLGLLAGLAWALTILSAPPRPLASEPVLASPASGSPLGPGSASESDGMAVRNVQARLYEEPARDGPAEAARMIDLAILETLKAVGQDLSSVSILEVRTLYSGRESYLQQTLAIRLDGERARFLGVLNAWLAKAAPEATLSEDHDRLSIEVYGQQTHSLLLQAPPTTDLPPPPPPPALPGAKARLAIVIDDLGESVEFASNLSRLGIPVAFAIWPSASNSQRIAALARKAHMEVLLHQPMEPRSYPEDDPGKGAMFISMNEAAIRAVIMENLAHFPMAVGLNNHMGSRFTEDRRGMSVVMDELRSRGLFYLDSMTSAKSVGTSVGKKAGTPVLRRDVFLDNVADVDAIFLQLRKAENVALKHGKAVAIGHPYPETLQALRTWVAQRDTRVEAVTLSSLLHPAVRPTAATATGKSRSGTKLPQAKQLVSPNANPQIQAKTPPAQQPHTPIGEPPYLPPSESQPIEITPLP; from the coding sequence ATGGCTGGCGGGCAGGACGAGCGCGAGCAACCGGACCTCCGGGAGGCATCTTCCGGGGAAGCCCGCCAGGGTCGCACGGTGCGCATCAGCTTCCGTTTGGCCGCGCTCATCTGTCTGGGCCTGCTGGCCGGTTTGGCCTGGGCGCTGACCATCCTCTCGGCTCCGCCCAGGCCGCTCGCATCCGAGCCGGTGCTGGCCTCTCCCGCGTCCGGTTCTCCCCTGGGCCCAGGTTCCGCGTCAGAGTCGGACGGCATGGCCGTCCGGAACGTTCAGGCCCGGCTGTATGAAGAACCGGCTCGCGACGGGCCGGCCGAAGCCGCGCGCATGATCGATCTGGCCATCCTGGAAACGCTCAAGGCGGTGGGTCAGGACCTGTCCAGCGTGAGCATCCTGGAAGTCCGCACCCTGTACTCCGGCCGGGAATCATACCTTCAGCAAACCCTGGCCATTCGCCTGGATGGAGAGCGGGCGCGCTTCCTCGGCGTACTGAACGCCTGGCTTGCCAAAGCCGCGCCTGAAGCGACTCTGAGCGAGGATCACGACCGGCTGAGCATCGAAGTATATGGCCAGCAGACGCACAGCCTTTTGCTGCAAGCCCCGCCTACGACCGACCTGCCTCCCCCGCCCCCTCCACCAGCCTTGCCCGGTGCTAAGGCGCGGCTGGCCATCGTCATCGACGATCTGGGCGAGAGCGTCGAATTCGCCTCCAACCTTTCCAGGCTGGGCATACCGGTGGCCTTCGCCATCTGGCCTTCGGCCAGCAACAGCCAACGCATTGCCGCCCTGGCCCGCAAAGCCCACATGGAAGTGCTCCTGCACCAGCCCATGGAGCCGCGCAGCTACCCCGAGGATGACCCCGGCAAGGGAGCCATGTTCATTTCCATGAACGAGGCAGCCATCCGCGCTGTGATCATGGAGAATCTGGCGCACTTTCCCATGGCCGTGGGACTTAATAACCACATGGGCTCACGCTTCACCGAGGACAGACGGGGCATGAGCGTCGTGATGGATGAGTTGCGCAGTCGTGGGCTCTTCTATCTGGACAGCATGACCTCGGCCAAGAGCGTCGGGACTTCCGTGGGCAAGAAGGCGGGAACTCCGGTGCTGCGTCGCGACGTATTCCTGGACAACGTGGCTGACGTGGACGCCATTTTTTTGCAGTTGCGCAAGGCCGAAAACGTGGCCCTCAAGCACGGCAAGGCCGTGGCCATCGGCCATCCCTATCCCGAGACGCTGCAGGCGCTGCGCACCTGGGTCGCCCAGCGCGACACGCGGGTGGAGGCAGTAACGTTGAGCAGCCTGCTGCATCCTGCCGTACGGCCCACGGCAGCGACAGCCACCGGCAAATCTCGCTCCGGAACAAAGCTTCCGCAGGCCAAGCAGCTAGTGTCCCCCAACGCGAACCCGCAGATCCAGGCAAAAACGCCACCCGCCCAACAGCCCCATACGCCGATCGGTGAACCGCCTTATCTGCCGCCATCCGAGTCGCAACCCATCGAGATTACGCCGCTGCCTTGA
- a CDS encoding S41 family peptidase: MRGLRLFACLALLMSLTIFCGDTMAVEQSDYMPFKRFSQILDLVEQHYVLDISRKELIDDAIKGMLQQLDPHSAYMDSEEFKEMRENTMGEFPGIGVEIGMDNSRLIVVSPIEDTPAYKAGLRSGDLILEIDGVSTQDMSMIDAVKRIRGPEGTPVVLTILHAESQAPERVTIVRGIIPLLSVKGQLFDGGVLLARVTRFHEDTTNELVKAIKDASKTGPIKGIVLDLRNNPGGLLDQAVSLSDLFIKEGLVTYIQGKNKADRRDFSATSKSSDLTVPMVVLINAGSASASEIVAGALQDHRRALIVGEQSFGKGSVQTVIGPLPDGSGIKLTTALYYTPKGRSIQAEGIVPDLIIPFQPITDKADAPDRFTLRERDLSRHLANGNGSKAPKTTEQKAVELLANDNQLRMAVELVKGLPAIRQLQHQ, translated from the coding sequence ATGCGCGGTTTACGTCTTTTCGCATGTCTGGCTCTGCTCATGAGCCTTACCATATTCTGCGGCGACACCATGGCCGTGGAGCAATCCGATTACATGCCCTTCAAACGCTTCAGCCAGATCCTGGACCTGGTGGAGCAGCACTATGTGCTGGACATATCCCGCAAGGAGCTCATCGACGACGCCATCAAGGGCATGCTCCAGCAGCTTGATCCGCACTCCGCGTACATGGACTCCGAGGAATTCAAGGAGATGCGCGAGAACACCATGGGCGAGTTTCCGGGCATCGGCGTGGAAATCGGCATGGACAACAGCCGCCTGATTGTCGTCTCGCCCATCGAGGACACGCCCGCCTACAAAGCCGGGCTGCGCTCCGGCGACCTCATCCTGGAAATCGACGGCGTGTCCACCCAGGACATGTCCATGATCGATGCGGTCAAGCGCATCCGCGGCCCCGAAGGTACTCCAGTGGTGCTGACCATCCTGCACGCGGAGTCCCAGGCCCCTGAAAGAGTAACCATTGTCCGCGGCATCATACCGCTGCTGAGCGTCAAAGGACAACTCTTCGATGGCGGCGTGCTCCTGGCGCGCGTGACCCGCTTCCACGAGGACACCACCAACGAGCTGGTCAAGGCCATCAAGGATGCATCCAAGACCGGTCCCATCAAGGGCATCGTCCTGGATCTGCGCAACAATCCGGGCGGTCTGCTGGACCAGGCCGTGAGCCTGTCCGATCTGTTCATCAAGGAAGGCCTGGTGACCTACATCCAGGGCAAGAACAAGGCCGACCGCCGCGACTTCAGCGCCACGAGCAAGTCCTCGGACCTCACCGTGCCCATGGTCGTGCTCATCAACGCCGGTTCGGCATCTGCCTCGGAGATTGTGGCCGGCGCCCTGCAGGACCACCGCCGGGCGCTCATCGTGGGCGAGCAAAGTTTCGGCAAGGGCTCGGTACAGACGGTCATCGGCCCCCTGCCCGACGGCTCGGGCATCAAGCTGACCACGGCACTCTACTACACGCCCAAGGGCCGCTCCATTCAGGCCGAGGGTATCGTTCCGGACCTGATCATCCCCTTCCAGCCGATAACGGACAAGGCTGACGCCCCGGATCGCTTTACTCTCCGCGAGCGCGACTTGTCCCGGCATCTGGCGAACGGCAACGGCTCCAAGGCGCCGAAAACGACGGAGCAGAAGGCCGTGGAGCTTCTGGCCAACGACAATCAACTCAGGATGGCCGTGGAACTGGTCAAGGGTTTGCCTGCCATCAGGCAACTCCAGCACCAGTAG
- a CDS encoding murein hydrolase activator EnvC family protein, whose protein sequence is MILSCLLASTHAPAAESRKAEEIRRELERIQIRAREKRGAVRELTKRERELFSNLAELETRVNTLELDVYRQERQMERTERKKSLLLARQVTLQAGRERSEAELREILKVLWPIHMSGARDHWQGLTEWQEADRHFTWLAAIYKRAEQVMADILNQSRAIEDTLASEIALTRELQEGMASLNSAKDELLTKKLTLLKSIQEVRAEQVDEQEELRRILATVEDLNYTLKTLDKSPIRDFKGNLPWPCKGKLVQAFDPRADSPSRGIGLAVPHEVDINAVSWGRVVHNDRLRGFGHVVIVLHDQEYYSLYAYLANSRVKVGQEVERGQALGTAGYYPLAKGNGLYFELRFGQKPINPQDWLSR, encoded by the coding sequence ATGATCCTGAGCTGCCTGCTGGCTTCCACTCACGCTCCCGCGGCCGAGTCGCGCAAGGCCGAAGAAATTCGCCGCGAGCTGGAGCGCATCCAGATCCGCGCCCGTGAAAAACGCGGGGCCGTGCGCGAGTTGACCAAACGCGAGCGCGAGTTGTTTTCCAATCTCGCCGAGCTGGAAACCAGGGTCAACACGCTGGAGCTGGATGTCTATCGTCAGGAACGTCAGATGGAGCGCACGGAGCGCAAGAAGAGTTTGCTGCTGGCGCGCCAGGTGACCTTGCAAGCCGGCAGGGAACGCTCCGAAGCCGAGCTGCGCGAGATCCTCAAGGTGCTCTGGCCCATCCACATGAGCGGCGCGCGCGACCATTGGCAGGGATTGACGGAATGGCAAGAGGCCGACAGGCACTTCACTTGGCTGGCGGCCATCTACAAGCGCGCTGAACAGGTCATGGCCGACATCCTGAATCAAAGCCGGGCCATCGAGGACACGTTGGCTTCCGAGATCGCCCTTACGCGCGAACTGCAGGAAGGCATGGCGAGTCTCAACAGCGCCAAGGACGAGCTGCTTACCAAAAAGCTCACCTTGCTCAAATCCATCCAGGAGGTCCGCGCCGAGCAGGTGGACGAGCAGGAGGAGCTTCGGCGCATTCTGGCCACGGTCGAGGATCTCAACTACACGCTCAAGACCCTGGACAAATCCCCCATACGCGATTTCAAGGGCAACTTGCCCTGGCCCTGCAAGGGCAAACTGGTGCAGGCCTTCGACCCGCGAGCCGATTCACCCAGCCGCGGCATAGGACTGGCGGTGCCGCACGAAGTCGACATCAACGCCGTGTCCTGGGGCAGGGTGGTGCATAACGACCGCTTGCGCGGCTTCGGCCATGTGGTTATCGTACTTCATGATCAGGAATACTATAGCCTGTACGCCTACCTTGCGAATAGCCGCGTGAAGGTGGGACAGGAGGTGGAGCGCGGACAAGCCCTGGGCACTGCCGGCTATTATCCCCTCGCCAAAGGCAACGGGCTCTATTTCGAATTGCGTTTCGGCCAAAAACCCATTAACCCCCAGGACTGGCTAAGCCGCTAG
- a CDS encoding endonuclease III domain-containing protein, protein MSRANRFMDMYQAMLAALGPSGWWPGETSFEVAVGAVLTQNTSWANVEKAMATLRAHDLLTPAAMLDISEAALAEAIRPAGYYRIKAGRLANVLRFLRAEAEEFGHGEADLHDPALPMLQGRNARELRERLLTVRGIGPETADSILLYALGLPMFVVDAYTARIALRHGLAFEDAGYHELQEIFTDALPEDAALFNEYHALLVRVGHEWCRKKEPRCRDCPLAIFLD, encoded by the coding sequence ATGTCACGCGCGAACCGGTTCATGGACATGTACCAGGCCATGCTGGCGGCTCTTGGCCCCAGCGGGTGGTGGCCGGGCGAAACCTCCTTCGAGGTTGCCGTGGGCGCGGTGCTGACCCAGAACACAAGCTGGGCTAACGTGGAAAAGGCCATGGCCACCCTGCGCGCGCACGATCTGCTGACCCCGGCGGCCATGCTGGACATCTCCGAGGCTGCGCTGGCCGAGGCCATACGCCCTGCCGGCTACTACCGGATCAAGGCCGGCCGGCTGGCCAACGTGCTGCGCTTCCTGCGCGCCGAGGCCGAGGAGTTCGGCCATGGCGAAGCCGATCTGCACGATCCCGCGCTGCCCATGCTGCAGGGCCGCAACGCCCGTGAGCTGCGCGAGCGGTTGCTGACCGTGCGCGGCATCGGTCCGGAAACGGCCGACAGCATCCTGCTCTACGCCCTGGGGCTGCCAATGTTCGTGGTGGACGCCTACACGGCGCGCATAGCCCTGCGCCACGGCCTGGCTTTCGAGGACGCCGGCTACCACGAATTGCAGGAAATCTTTACCGACGCGCTGCCTGAAGATGCGGCGCTGTTCAACGAGTACCATGCCCTGCTCGTACGCGTGGGCCATGAATGGTGTCGCAAAAAGGAGCCTAGGTGTCGGGACTGCCCCCTGGCGATCTTTCTGGATTAG
- a CDS encoding 50S ribosomal protein L11 methyltransferase, with product MRTLPGLSFSLPASEYEAVCAFLAQATPQGWEEDEIDGNVRFRVFFEEPALAMAAAEQVVLQWPEARIESLEVEERDWSEAWRQYFTPVDAGRFLVLPPWMRDKAPEGRTPIYIEPKMAFGTGHHATTALCLEAISELGDAGHIRADQRFLDLGTGSGILGIALCTLGLTGLGVDIDPQAITCAQENVSLNDCDKLELSVGTVDAARGPFQIVVANILSGPLERMASDLAGLLAPGGRLILSGILDTQAEAVRRAYTAQDLPEPELRSRGEWVCLRFAKPAN from the coding sequence GTGAGGACGCTGCCCGGTTTGAGCTTCAGCCTGCCCGCATCCGAGTACGAGGCGGTCTGCGCCTTCCTGGCCCAGGCCACTCCCCAGGGTTGGGAAGAAGACGAGATCGACGGGAACGTGCGCTTCCGGGTCTTTTTCGAGGAGCCCGCCCTGGCCATGGCCGCGGCCGAACAAGTTGTGCTCCAGTGGCCCGAGGCGCGCATCGAATCACTGGAAGTCGAGGAGCGCGATTGGAGTGAGGCCTGGCGGCAATATTTCACGCCCGTGGACGCCGGCCGGTTCCTGGTCCTGCCGCCCTGGATGCGCGACAAGGCTCCCGAGGGCCGCACTCCTATCTACATCGAGCCCAAGATGGCCTTCGGCACCGGCCATCATGCCACCACGGCCCTGTGCCTGGAGGCCATCTCCGAGCTGGGCGATGCCGGCCATATCCGCGCGGACCAACGCTTCCTGGATCTGGGCACGGGATCGGGCATCCTGGGCATCGCCCTGTGCACGCTCGGCCTCACGGGCCTGGGCGTGGACATCGACCCGCAGGCCATCACCTGCGCGCAGGAGAACGTGAGCCTGAACGACTGCGACAAGCTGGAACTGTCCGTGGGCACCGTGGACGCGGCGCGCGGCCCTTTCCAGATCGTCGTGGCCAATATTCTCTCCGGTCCCCTGGAGCGCATGGCTTCCGACCTTGCGGGCCTGCTGGCCCCTGGCGGCCGGCTGATCCTTTCGGGCATTCTGGATACCCAGGCCGAGGCAGTGCGCCGGGCCTACACGGCTCAGGACCTGCCCGAGCCCGAGTTGCGCAGCCGTGGCGAGTGGGTCTGCCTGCGCTTCGCCAAGCCCGCCAACTGA
- the rsgA gene encoding ribosome small subunit-dependent GTPase A yields MHDLISLGWNQVFESLFLSLNDPTLAPARVAAVDRGRWTLLGPDLAVSATLSGRLSNQTLNAEDLPVVGDWVAARVEGGSAMIEHVLPRRTSLMRKAAGRAQRAQPLCANIDLVIVASALDAKVSPNRVERTLAVVWDGGAVPLVVLTKADLAPDAEEIADELRARLLGVDVLATSSRAEDGLDALRPYLQPGRTVVLLGASGAGKSSLVNRILGQEHQATGEVRADDARGRHVTTRRELFVAPSGAIVVDTPGLRELGLWEAEGGLDAVFADIAALALKCRFRDCSHSDEPGCAVVRAVGQGQIAPDRLEHYLRLRAELASSRERLEARSPGHDDKRWKTVSKSLRQRDKLHNKLGLKH; encoded by the coding sequence ATGCACGACCTCATTTCCCTTGGCTGGAACCAAGTCTTTGAAAGCCTTTTCCTCTCCCTGAACGATCCCACGCTCGCCCCCGCGCGGGTGGCCGCCGTGGACCGCGGCCGCTGGACGCTGCTTGGTCCCGACCTTGCGGTCTCCGCCACGCTGAGCGGACGCCTCTCCAACCAGACACTTAACGCCGAGGACCTGCCCGTGGTGGGCGATTGGGTCGCCGCGCGCGTGGAGGGTGGCTCGGCCATGATCGAGCATGTCCTGCCCCGGCGCACTTCGCTCATGCGCAAGGCCGCTGGACGCGCCCAGCGCGCCCAGCCCCTCTGCGCCAACATTGACCTCGTGATCGTAGCTTCGGCCCTGGACGCCAAGGTCAGTCCCAACCGGGTGGAGCGCACCCTGGCCGTGGTTTGGGATGGCGGGGCCGTGCCGCTCGTGGTCCTGACCAAGGCTGACCTGGCCCCGGACGCCGAGGAGATCGCCGACGAACTGCGCGCACGGCTGCTAGGCGTCGATGTCCTGGCGACCAGCTCCCGCGCCGAAGACGGCCTGGACGCGCTACGGCCATATCTGCAACCCGGCAGGACCGTGGTGCTCCTCGGCGCATCCGGCGCGGGCAAATCCTCTCTGGTCAACCGCATCCTCGGTCAGGAACACCAGGCTACGGGCGAGGTTCGCGCGGATGATGCCAGGGGCCGCCACGTGACCACGCGCCGCGAGCTGTTTGTCGCGCCCTCGGGAGCCATCGTCGTGGATACGCCCGGCCTGCGCGAACTGGGATTGTGGGAAGCCGAGGGCGGCCTGGACGCCGTGTTCGCGGACATCGCCGCCCTGGCTCTGAAGTGCCGTTTCAGGGATTGCAGCCATAGCGACGAGCCGGGCTGCGCCGTGGTCCGGGCCGTAGGACAGGGACAGATTGCCCCCGATCGTCTTGAGCATTATCTGCGCCTGCGCGCGGAGCTGGCCAGCAGCCGTGAGCGCCTGGAAGCGAGAAGCCCCGGACACGACGACAAACGCTGGAAGACCGTGAGCAAATCCCTTCGTCAACGCGACAAACTGCACAATAAGCTGGGCCTGAAGCACTAA
- a CDS encoding ArsR/SmtB family transcription factor encodes MSHKNELRSKVFKALGHRSRIILVDALLQGERCVCELRELVGADMSTVSKHLSVLKDAGVVQDEKRGTNVYYSLRMECVRGFLGCVDRFHAKQAEEQARALGVEPTIPSMQR; translated from the coding sequence ATGTCACATAAAAACGAACTTCGTTCCAAGGTATTCAAAGCCTTAGGCCACCGCAGCAGAATAATCCTGGTGGATGCCCTGCTTCAGGGCGAACGGTGCGTGTGCGAGTTGCGTGAACTCGTGGGGGCGGACATGTCCACGGTCTCCAAGCACCTCTCCGTGCTCAAGGACGCCGGCGTCGTGCAGGACGAGAAACGCGGCACCAATGTTTACTACTCGCTACGCATGGAGTGCGTGCGCGGCTTTCTGGGCTGCGTGGACCGTTTCCACGCAAAACAAGCCGAAGAGCAGGCCAGGGCGCTGGGTGTCGAGCCGACAATCCCTTCCATGCAGCGGTAA
- a CDS encoding thioredoxin family protein — MIIKVLGPGCPKCKETEKIVREAVAESGVAADVEKVSDLQEIMKHGVFSTPAVIVDGKVKAMGKVPSKKDVIAWIKG; from the coding sequence ATGATTATCAAGGTCCTGGGCCCCGGTTGCCCCAAGTGCAAGGAAACCGAGAAGATCGTCAGGGAGGCCGTTGCGGAGTCTGGCGTGGCCGCCGATGTCGAGAAGGTCAGCGACCTGCAGGAGATCATGAAGCACGGCGTGTTCAGCACGCCGGCGGTCATCGTGGACGGCAAGGTCAAGGCCATGGGCAAGGTGCCCTCCAAGAAGGACGTCATCGCCTGGATCAAAGGCTAG